A single Triticum dicoccoides isolate Atlit2015 ecotype Zavitan chromosome 2A, WEW_v2.0, whole genome shotgun sequence DNA region contains:
- the LOC119355838 gene encoding aquaporin PIP2-5: MAKDIEAAPPGGEYGAKDYSDPPPAPLFDAEELTKWSLYRAVIAEFVATLLFLYITVATVIGYKHQADPAGPNAADAACSGVGILGIAWAFGGMIFVLVYCTAGVSGGHINPAVTFGLFLARKVSLVRALLYIIAQCLGAICGVGLVKGFQSAFYVRYGGGANELSSGYSKGTGLAAEIIGTFVLVYTVFSATDPKRSARDSHVPVLAPLPIGFAVFMVHLATIPITGTGINPARSFGAAVIYNNEKAWDDHWIFWVGPFIGAAIAAAYHQYVLRASATKLGSSASFGRS; the protein is encoded by the exons ATGGCCAAGGACATCGAGGCGGCGCCCCCCGGCGGGGAGTACGGGGCCAAGGACTACTCCGACCCACCGCCGGCGCCGCTCTTCGACGCCGAGGAGCTGACCAAGTGGTCCCTGTACCGCGCGGTCATCGCCGAGTTCGTGGCCACGCTGCTCTTCCTCTACATCACCGTGGCCACCGTCATCGGGTACAAGCACCAGGCGGACCCCGCCGGCCCCAATGCTGCCGACGCGGCCTGCAGCGGCGTCGGCATCCTCGGCATCGCCTGGGCGTTCGGCGGCATGATCTTCGTGCTCGTCTACTGCACCGCCGGCGTCTCGGGTGGCCACATCAACCCGGCGGTGACGTTCGGGCTGTTCCTGGCGCGTAAGGTGTCGCTGGTGCGCGCGCTGCTCTACATCATCGCGCAGTGCCTGGGCGCCATCTGCGGAGTGGGGCTCGTCAAGGGGTTCCAGAGCGCCTTCTACGTGCGCTATGGCGGCGGCGCCAACGAGCTCAGCTCCGGCTACTCCAAGGGCACCGGCCTCGCCGCCGAGATCATCGGCACCTTCGTGCTCGTCTACACCGTCTTCTCCGCCACCGACCCCAAGCGCAGCGCCCGTGACTCCCACGTCCCG GTGCTGGCTCCTCTGCCGATCGGCTTCGCGGTGTTCATGGTGCACTTGGCCACTATCCCGATCACCGGCACCGGCATCAACCCAGCAAGGAGCTTTGGAGCTGCCGTGATCTACAACAACGAGAAGGCCTGGGATGACCAC TGGATCTTCTGGGTGGGGCCATTCATCggggccgccatcgccgccgcctacCACCAGTACGTCCTGAGGGCCAGCGCCACCAAGCTCGGCTCGTCTGCCTCCTTCGGCAGGAGCTAG